In Gossypium arboreum isolate Shixiya-1 chromosome 5, ASM2569848v2, whole genome shotgun sequence, a single genomic region encodes these proteins:
- the LOC108473098 gene encoding putative leucine aminopeptidase 1, producing MTLVRSLDSLFPLVNFEASNIASWYNDILHINISTVEQWKELKMRSYMGVAATSVDSPYLIHLCYKPPSGPIKAKLSLVGKGSTLDREQVVVGDMRVIIIQAMLQYMLIEKIAL from the exons ATGACCCTAGTTAGATCCTTGGATTCGCTTTTTCCATTGGTTAATTTTG AGGCTTCAAATATTGCTTCCTGGTACAACGATATTCTACATATAAACATCTCGACAGTAGAGCAATGGAAGGAGTTGAAGATGAGATCTTATATGGGTGTTGCTGCAACATCTGTAGATTCCCCTTATCTCATCCATTTGTGCTACAAACCCCCAAGTGGACCTATTAAAGCTAAGTTATCACTAGTTGGAAAAGGATCAACTCTTGACAG AGAACAAGTTGTGGTGGGAGACATGAGGGTTATCATCATTCAAGCTATGCTGCAGTATATGCTTATAGAAAAAATAGCTCTGTAA
- the LOC108470408 gene encoding transmembrane 9 superfamily member 10-like → MAGHRFDVAWIFSLVALFFLRAHCFYLPGVAPEDFKKGDPLLVKVNKLTSTKTQLPYSYYFLPFCQPEHIVDSAENLGEVLRGDRIENSPYVFKMREPQMCNIVCRKILDKKAAKAFKEKINDEYRVNMILDNLPLVVPIRRPDQENAVVYQYGYHVGLRGQYAGSKEEKHFIHNHLTFTVKYHKDPLSGSARIVGFEVKPFSVKHEHEGEWNEKTRLTTCDPHAKRAVTSSESPQEVEEKKEIIFTYDVEFQESDIKWASRWDTYLLMADDQIHWFSIVNSLMIILFLSGMVAMIMLRTLYRDISKYNQLETQEEAQDETGWKLVHGDVFRPPANSDLLCVYVGTGVQFFGMILVMMIFALLGILSPSNRGGLMTAMLLLWVFMGLFAGYSSARLYKLFKGTEWKKITLKTAFMFPATVFAIFFVLNALIWGQKSSGAVPFGTMFALVLLWFGISVPLVFVGSYFGFKKPATEDPVKTNKIPRQIPEQAWYMNPAFSILIGGILPFGAVFIELFFILTSIWLHQFYYIFGFLFIVFVILIITCAEITVVLCYFQLCSEDYLWWWRSYLTSGSSAFYLFLYAAFYFFTKLEITKAVSGVLYFGYMLIISYSFFVLTGTIGFYACFWFTRLIYSSVKID, encoded by the exons ATGGCGGGTCATAGGTTTGACGTCGCATGGATATTCTCTTTGGTAGCTCTCTTCTTCCTTCGAGCCCATTGTTTCTACCTCCCTGGTGTTGCTCCTGAAGATTTCAAAAAG GGAGATCCATTGTTGGTGAAAGTGAATAAGCTGACTTCAACTAAAACTCAACTTCCTTATTCCTATTATTTCCTACCCTTTTGTCAGCCTGAGCATATAGTTGACAGTGCAGAGAATCTTGGGGAAGTCCTCCGTGGTGATCGTATTGAAAACTCTCCTTATGTG TTTAAAATGAGAGAACCACAAATGTGCAATATTGTATGTCGTAAAATTCTTGATAAAAAAGCTGCAAAGGCTTTCAAGGAGAAGATCAACGATGAGTATCGAGTTAACAT GATTTTGGATAACCTTCCATTGGTTGTTCCTATAAGAAGGCCTGATCAGGAAAATGCTGTAGTGTATCAGTATGGATATCATGTTGGTCTCAGAGGACAGTATGCTGGG AGCAAGGAAGAAAAACACTTTATCCACAATCACTTGACTTTTACAGTCAAATATCACAAGGATCCATTGTCAGGCTCTGCAAGGATTGTTGGATTTGAGGTCAAACCATTCAG TGTTAAACATGAACACGAAGGTGAGTGGAATGAGAAGACCCGTCTGACAACCTGTGATCCCCATGCAAAACGTGCTGTTACTAGTTCTGAATCTCCTCAAGAGGTTGAAGAAAAAAAGGAGatcatatttacatatgatgtTGAGTTCCAG GAAAGTGATATAAAGTGGGCATCCCGATGGGATACCTATCTTCTAATGGCTGATGATCAGATCCATTGGTTCTCAATTGTTAATTCATTGATGATCATACTTTTCCTCTCAGGGATGGTGGCTATGATCATGCTTCGTACTCTTTATCGGGATATCTCCAAGTATAACCAACTCGAAACCCAAGAAGAAGCCCAGGATGAGACAGGGTGGAAGCTGGTCCATGGGGATGTTTTCAGGCCTCCAGCCAATTCTGACTTACTCTGTGTGTATGTGGGAACAGGGGTTCAATTTTTTGGTATGATTCTTGTTATGATGATCTTTGCTCTCCTTGGCATTCTGTCCCCCTCAAATAGAGGTGGGTTAATGACAGCCATGCTCCTACTCTGGGTCTTCATGGGCCTGTTTGCTGGATATTCCTCAGCTCGTCTCTATAAGCTGTTCAAGGGAACAGAATGGAAGAAAATTACACTCAAAACAGCATTTATGTTCCCTGCAACTGTATTTGCCATTTTCTTTGTCTTGAATGCTCTGATATGGGGCCAGAAATCTTCGGGAGCGGTGCCATTTGGAACCATGTTTGCATTGGTATTGTTGTGGTTTGGAATCTCAGTACCACTCGTTTTTGTGGGTAGTTATTTTGGTTTTAAGAAGCCAGCAACTGAGGATCCAGTGAAAACTAATAAAATCCCAAGGCAAATTCCAGAACAGGCTTGGTACATGAACCCAGCCTTCTCCATCCTAATTGGGGGTATACTTCCATTCGGGGCTGTTTTCATTGAGCTCTTTTTCATCCTCACTTCAATATGGTTGCATCAGTTCTATTACATATTTGGCTTCCTCTTCATTGTCTTTGTCATTCTTATTATCACTTGTGCCGAGATCACAGTCGTACTCTGCTACTTCCAGCTATGCAGTGAGGATTACCTATGGTGGTGGAGATCATACTTGACTTCGGGTTCTTCAGCATTTTACTTATTCCTCTATGCTGCCTTCTACTTCTTTACAAAGCTTGAGATCACAAAGGCAGTATCTGGGGTTTTATACTTTGGGTATATGTTGATAATATCTTACTCATTCTTCGTGCTAACTGGTACAATTGGTTTCTATGCTTGCTTCTGGTTCACAAGGCTCATCTACTCATCTGTGAAGATTGATTGA